In the genome of Xenopus laevis strain J_2021 chromosome 1S, Xenopus_laevis_v10.1, whole genome shotgun sequence, one region contains:
- the aldh1a1.S gene encoding aldehyde dehydrogenase 1A (The RefSeq protein has 1 substitution compared to this genomic sequence): MSEKTILHGLPPPLSNLEIKYTKIFINNEWHNSISGKKFPVYNPATGEKVCEVEEGDKEDVNKAVKAAREAFQIGSPWRRLDASERGRMLNKLADLVERDRLILSTMESIDGGKPYTASYFGDIPGAIKSLRYCAGWADKVQGRTIPMDGDYFTFTRHEPVGVCGQIIPWNFPLVMFAWKIAPALCCGNTVVIKPAEQTPLTALYMGSLIKEAGIPPGVVNIVPGYGPTAGAAISYHMDIDKVAFTGSTEVGKLIKEAAGKSNLKRVTLELGGKSPNIIFADADLDLAVEHAHNGLFFHQGQCCIAGSRIFVEEPIYDEFVRKSVERAKKRVLGDPFAPCVNQGPQIDKEQYDKCLELIESGKKEGAKLQCGGSAWGEKGFYISPTVFSDVKDDMRIAKEEIFGPVQQILKFKTIDEVIKRANNTKYGLAAGVFTKDMDKAILMSTALQAGTVWINCYSAMSPQSPFGGFKMSGNGREMGEYGLHEYTEVKTVIMKISQKNS; the protein is encoded by the exons ATGTCAGAGAAAACCATTCTACATGGTTTGCCACCTCCCCTAAGCAACttggaaataaaatacacaaag ATTTTTATAAACAATGAATGGCACAATTCtataagtggaaaaaaatttcCTGTCTACAATCCAGctactggagagaaagtatgtgAGGTGGAAGAAGGAGATAAG GAAGATGTGAACAAGGCTGTGAAAGCAGCAAGAGAAGCTTTCCAGATAGGGTCCCCATGGCGAAGGCTGGATGCTTCTGAAAGGGGCCGGATGCTTAATAAGTTGGCTGACCTTGTGGAACGCGATAGGTTGATTCTAAGC acCATGGAATCTATTGATGGTGGAAAGCCATATACAGCATCCTATTTTGGAGATATACCTGGAGCTATTAAATCACTCCGTTACTGTGCAGGATGGGCTGATAAAGTCCAAGGCCGTACAATACCAATGG ATGGTGACTATTTTACTTTTACAAGACATGAGCCTGTTGGAGTGTGTGGTCAAATAATCCCA tGGAACTTTCCATTGGTGATGTTTGCTTGGAAAATTGCTCCTGCTCTATGCTGTGGTAACACAGTTGTCATCAAACCAGCTGAACAAACTCCACTGACTGCTCTATACATGGGGTCTTTAATAAAGGAG GCAGGAATTCCTCCTGGGGTAGTGAATATTGTACCAGGATATGGACCAACTGCAGGAGCAGCTATATCTTATCATATGGATATAGACAAAGTGGCTTTCACTGGTTCAACAGAG gTTGGAAAGCTGATAAAAGAAGCGGCAGGAAAGAGCAACCTTAAACGAGTCACACTTGAACTTGGAGGAAAAAGCCCTAACATCATTTTTGCAGATGCAGACT TGGATTTGGCAGTTGAGCATGCACACAATGGCCTGTTCTTTCATCAGGGTCAGTGTTGCATAGCAGGATCCAGGATCTTTGTGGAAGAACCAATCTATGATGAATTTGTGCGTAAGAGTGTTGAAAGGGCCAAAAAACGTGTACTTGGAGATCCTTTTGCTCCATGTGTAAACCAAGGACCACAG attGACAAAGAACAATATGACAAAATCCTTGAATTGATTGAGAGTGGAAAGAAAGAAGGAGCAAAGTTGCAATGTGGAGGAAGTGCATGgggtgagaaaggtttctatatCAGCCCCACAGTCTTTTCAGATGTGAAGGATGATATGCGTATAGCCAAAGAAGAA ATTTTTGGGCCTGTGCAACAAATCCTGAAGTTTAAAACAATCGATGAAGTTATTAAAAGGGCAAACAATACAAAGTATGGATTAGCTGCCGGAGTTTTCACCAAAGACATGGACAAAGCAATATTAATGTCTACGGCTCTTCAGGCTGGAACTGTGTG